The following nucleotide sequence is from Aptenodytes patagonicus chromosome 6, bAptPat1.pri.cur, whole genome shotgun sequence.
GTCCCGTGACCAAGGGGGAAGTGAAAGCCCCTCCATGCACGTTTGTGAGAAAGATCTCACTTCTCGCTGACTTACCCAAGCCAAGCAGAGCCTCCAACCTTCTCGGGGGTTCACTCTGTCCCAGCACATTTAGCAAGTCAGATACTTCCAAAAAGATACAACCATTAGCATAATTTTCTCTCTGGCCTACAAATAAGACCAAGAAGAGTGAAACAACTTGTATGTTCCCTGTCTGAGAATTAAACCTTTATTAGTCAAGCCAAAgcagatgtttgttttaaatgcaagtgCCTTCTTCCAgcataaatgaagaaatatagATTCAGAGATACAATAACGTGTAATTAATTAGATCTGATGCAATTATTGGCTCTCCCACAAGCCAGTGTAAGAGCTCAGCCCTGCAGTGCATAGTTAGGACCAACACTGACGGCACAAGGTCGGGTGGAGCCCAGGCTGAGCATGATACCTATTTGTACAGGAGTCCTGGTGGAACAGGGGCAAACCACACgccccaaaataaaacactgctaggttttgcattttaaaaaaaaagttctagcaTAAGTTATTGTTTTATATGgccattttggttttatttgacttgcctgaaataaccaaaaaaaggaagtattCCCAGATTCTGTATTACATGTTTGCTTCAGGCATCGAGCACTGGCCTGGTTTGTATGAAGAGCTGAGGCTCCATAAAAACCCTTGGATATCAGCCAGCATTCGGAGTCCTTGGCTCTTTGGGAACAGCAAGTCCACTCAGGCAGGTGCCAGAAGCAGGTGGCCCCAGGCTTTACGGTGCCGTGACCTGGATGTAGAAAGCTGCTGCCAAACACCACCATAGTGGGATGGGTTCTCACCTCACCCATCTTCCGCACAGGTGATGAAAAAGCACCCTTCCCTGCTGGGGATCTCTCTTGATTCACTGTACTGAAGAATACTGAAGAAAAGAGCTACTTAGCTCAGGGAACGCTGACATGTTTATAAGCAGATGAAGAGGAACAGGGAAGTAAATCTCAGTGAGCAATGCAAAAAGTGGGAGATGAACGGGTGCAAGGCACCCAGATTCCAGCGTCAGTGGCCTGAAACGACTGACACAGGCTGAACACAAACTCCATATTCAGAGTTCACCGACTTCCCTTTCCTCGGTATTCAATGTAAAGCAGGCGTTTGTTATCAGTAAATAGGACTTGAGTACCATCTTTCAGACAAGTAGTTATCATTGTTCTGGGACACTGTGACAGCCTCTGGCTATTCACTCCAGGTCCCCTGAGAAGCCAGTTGCAGCTCTGCAAGCCagtggtgcaggcagcagctccagcagcctgaACATCAGCGGTCCAAGACCTAAGACTGAATTTAAGAGGAAGTGATTAATGGATTTTCTCTGCCAAGACAGCAACGAGGAAGTTCCCACCAAAACTGTCAGAATCAAGCAGCAGTATTGTTGTGCAGTGAATAATTACATTGTGCAACGCCTCGCTGGGCATCGGGGGAGCTGAAATTAACTGTTTCAGCAGGGGGTGGTGCCAATTCAGAGGGGTTGGATCCATGTGAAGGTGAGAGGCTCCAGGAATCCAGCCAACACTCCTTCCAGGACACACCCCGGGGCAGACCTTCCTTTCACCCAGAAACAAGGCCCTTACATGTGCAAGATGACATGGAAGGTTTAGAAGGGCCATTACCTGCTTACCATAGGTCccagcagagggaaagagaaggcagGTGAGGACAGCCATCTTCCTGTAATCACCTTCCCCTGACtcacaaaagcaagcaaagctcAACCCCCAAACCAGGTGTCCCTCTAAGCACAGCTGATGAAGGTACTGTAGACTTAAAATCAAAATACCAGTAACAGTCCAGGATAGTTAGCATGCCCTGTACCATTGTTTCCTTATTCTTATCTACAAGCAATGGTTTGTGCACAAGTTTCCAATTAAAGGTAGTAACTGAGCAAGTCTAAAACAGCTCATTAACAAGAGGTGATGTTCATTATCCTGCTTTTAAGAGATATTAAACCATCTGAGACAGGCCAATGGCCTCTCCCATCAGAAAGAGAACACCAGGTGCTAATTAACTTACTTGAGATTACATAAACTAATTCAGTGGTGAAGCTGGAAATCTGTTTTCCTGGCATTTAACTAAACCTGTTAGTACAGCGAGCTTGGGGAAAAACTGTATAAATACATTTGTGCTCAGATACCACTTCTGCAGGCCAAATAAGCAAAGCTGGGGAAAAGAGCAAGGATGCTTCAAACACGGGGCGCAGTGTGGGAAAAGGGAGGTGAAGGACACAGGAAAGAGCTCTTTAGCTGGTAAACAGAGCACATGCAACAGCAGGAAATCATTAAGAGCCTACAAGGTTATCTCTAATTCCCATGAAGCAGCACAGCTGACTGCCCCTCTTGTTTTGCAAGACAAGAAAGCGGTGCTGGCTGCTTGGGTTGGTGTGGACACgttggaggggaaaggagaggggtgTGTGCAGCAGCTACGCGGCCTCGGCTTCCTTGGTCAGAGCTTGGCAAAGCGCTAAGCAGTTGTTTCTTCATCAGTCTAGCTGGGTAAACACACAGAATTGGCACCTGGGAGATTACATAAACCCCACTCATCCCCTTAAATCTACACCCCAATATCTAAATATGAAGAGAGGATTACAGTTATCTTACTTCAAAGAAATTTATTTAACAAACTTCAGGAATATTGCTTGACACTTCCACAGGCTTCAGAAAATGAACAATTACCCATTGTTGCACAGGTTGCTGTATATACGGATGTCTCCGAGACAATCAACCTTGTTTTGCAGTATTTAGCCATCAAAACTCATCTTCTCCCAGCATTAATAAGTCAAGCAGTACTATACAAAGCCAGTTGGAAAAAAGTTAACTGTATTTTCCCTAGAGGATTCCATACCCCCAACAAAAGGCCTCTTCTTCAGCTAGCAGCGGGCATCCTAAAAGCATTCACAATTGCACCAAGTTGTGGGTGAACTCAATGGCCAATTGTCCACTGCCTCCCTCTAACTTGAGTGGGAGGCACCAGCCTGGGACTCAGTCTGGCTACGGCTGCCTCACCCCGGGGAAAGGGCTGGGGGCACAGCCTCCCTCTAGCACGAAGGGGAGTACATGCGGAATTGATTTCCAGTTTTGGATGTCACCAAGGCAGCACTCTGAAGTTACATCCATGTTTCTAGACAAGCCATGGACATCCTTGACGTCGTGTAGGGGAACTGTCCCACCTGGCATGGGCACCCCTAGGCACCGCAACTGACTTATTGGTTAGTTAAGGCACTCTACCAGCTGGTAACACCAAAGTGCAACAGTTTGGGACCAGACCTTGCAGAATCTCTCTGGGGTAAGTGGCTCTGCTAAAGCCAACAGCACTGTTCACACAAGCATCTGCAAGTTCAGCCCACTAGCATGTCTTGGACAGTACAATTCAGCAAATCAGAAGTATCTTCACAAAGAGAAACACAATCACAGTGCAGTTTTCCAGAGGCAGGTTAAGGGTACAAGTCCTTGTCCTTGAGAGTGGGTCAAGAAACCCTGACAGAGCCCCAAACATTGCAAGAGCTTCAGGAGTTGGCTGGCTAGCACAGCTTTGTGCATTATCTCACTAGAAAGATGGGCAGGTTCACGTGCAAAAGCACAACTGGCACTGTCCAGAGCAAGCCTGGTCTGAAACTGCATCGCAAAACAGGTTTTTAAGACAACAGGAGTGTTGTCTTAAAAAGTTGCAGAAACCTGAGAAGGAATGGAGACTGTCCTCATGAAGGCAAGCGAGTCCACAGGAGCACATTCAGCAAGTGCGGATGTATGCTCAGGGAGGACTTAAGATTCTTAGCTTTCAAAGACAAAGTTGTTTACTCATGGCTCACCTACACAGCCTCCTCAGCCCTTGTGCTATGATGCTTTTGCTTCAGGTGAAAAATTGTGTCAGACTTGCTGCACAGGAAATGAAAACCTTGCTCAACAGCTATCAGACAAGCTACGGAGATGAAAGATGTAGAAACATTTGTCCTAACACAAAAATGCAAGCAATCTTACCAGAGGATACAAAACAAACATTAAACCAGAGACCCTGAAATTATCTTAAGACATTTTTATCTGTGGTCAGTGGAGTGCTGTATGTTGGGCAGGGAGGACATGTGGGGCAACCCAACCTCTGAGgtcttttcttattttacatcAGACACCACGGGGAACTTCAAAGCTGCAGCAATTGTAGACATCCTGACTCAGGCATTGGCAGGAGGAAGACCAGACCAAATATAATTTTGGCCAAGTCTCTTTGGACTTCCGTCAGCTGTGACAGATTAGAGCTGCCCCCATCAGCCTCTCCTTAGGCAGTCTTGGGCTTATTCTCCTCCCAGACCCACTGTTAATCAGGGGAAGAAAAGGACTTGGTCTGGTCAGGAGGACCTAGAGCTTTCTCCTCCCAGAAGAAATGCTACAGGAGACTCTCAGCTACAGGATAAGCAGATTTCCCATTGCCCCAGCAGGAAACTCTGACAACCAGAAACACGCCAGAAGGTGCAGTGGTCTCAGCATGGTCTGCCCAGCCACAGTGCCCACCTAAACCCCCTGCAGAGCTTGTCCCTCTTTGCCCCAAATGGacaaaaaagaaaccaggaaGAGAAATGCCCCGTTACAGTGAACTTTGCAAGGGCTGTGAGGGAGTCAGTTTGGGCGACTTATTGGCACGTGTCCTACAGACAGCTACATCTCCCTGCGCCTCCATCGGTGGTGTCCCCAAAAAACTCAGAGGAGAGGACAGATACAGGGACTGTGCCAGCAGGAAACAAAACTGGTGACCAGAGCAAGATCTGTGTGCCTtctcttttgaaagagaaatggaggagtGAGATCCAGTGAAGATTTTCAATACTCCATGCCAGTGAGCATGGCCAGGACAAATCATCTGTCCCTGAGACAGAGCAAAGCCATGAGACACGCCAAAGTTGTGTCACGCTCTTCACAGGCTCCAGAGTACAGGGGAAAGCCCAGCAACACCAAACCCACAGCAGTGCAGGCTTTGTGTAAGCCTCAAAACTGAGCTCACATGTCTGCCACCCCTCCACACGTTTAACGGGACACCCTCTTCTTTAAACCACtccagaaaaatgtatttcagcgGCAGCCAGTCTCAGTCTCTGCTTTGCTCGTGTTGCGCAGCCCTCCACGCTGACCAGTGGGTGGGTATGTCTTCTACAGGCATCACGACTGACTCATGCTCCCCCTCCTTGCACACAATTTAAGACACGGTGTCCTTTTCAAGCTTCATTAGACTCCCTTTTTTCCAGTCTAATTGGCAAAGCTGATTACACAAAGGTGGAGGTACACCCTTTGTGCCTAGATTTTGCCTACCCTGTTCCTGGGGTGTGTGAGGCTGTTGATGTGAAGTCCACTGATCCCAttaaggaagaagagaaaggcagcGATGAACTCACACCAGTATGTCAGCGTGAAGCCTGTGAAGGTGAGGTGATCCTTCACAAGGATGGAGAAGCTCAGAACCCCAGTGGCCGACAGCAAAAACGAGCCGAGGATGAGAACCGAGCCCATCGACCACTTCCGCCTTGCGTTGGCATCCTCGCAGACTTGGGACACCATCAGGAGCTCCAGGCCAAATATGGCAACCACAACGGCAAAGGACACCATGCTTCTTATGGGAATCACCCCCACGCTCAGCCCCTCCACCTTGGCCAGGCTGAGGTCAGTGACGCACTTCAGGACACTGCCATTGCTAACGGTGCAGAAGTGCCACAGTCCGAAGAGCTGCCCCCTCGCGAAGAGCCAGCGGCCATCGCAGACGGAGATGGATGACAAGACCACCGCTATCGCCACGCACAAGATGATCAGGCTCCTGATGAGCGTCTCAAAGAAGGATTTCTGTGGTCTCCGGTGTGCCAGCAGCCTCTGCGCCTTAAAGGATagtggggagaagaaaaacacctGACTTAACAACACTACTTTAGGCTGAAATGAAACCAGAGGGACAAAGCTGTGGGACTTCAGCATTTGAAATGATTTGCTTGTGCACATCAAACCCCTTCTTGCAGTGGAAGGCAATGCAGTTACAGGCTGTAcccaggagaaaggaaaggtgggTGAAGCTCTCCCCGTTCTCCAGCTGCACCAACAATGCTCCCACGTAGAGGCCCGACTTCGGGATCACAAAAGGCTCTGGGCTGAGCAGGATCCCTGCCCCGTGGCCCCCGCAGCACAGcctcctgctctggcagggctggaggaaaCCGCCGGCCCCTGGGAGGATGGAGGCCGACGGCTGGGACGGGGGAGGCGACAGCAGAAGCGGGGGGGGGCACCCAATTACCAGCACTGCCCTTCTTTTCCCACGGccctcctgggctgcagccagccggGCTCTCCTCCTCTtgccggcagcagcagcggaCCGGACCCGGCTCCTCACCCCGGAGGCGGCACGGCTCGGCTTCCCcggggctggccgggggggcgTCCTCCGGCTGGAGCTCCCGCGGACCCGCGTGGGCAACGCACACCCCCTCCTCACCGAGACCCTCCAAGAAGGCCCGAAATTTAATTAAAAGCCAAGCACCCCGCAGCACTCTCCAACCCTGCACGGcaggcggtggtgctgagagagCCAGGTGCGGCGGCGAAAGCGGCTgcagccccgccggcggggaggggagagccaTGGAGCCGGGGGAGCTGCTGCCGGGCCGGCTGCGCCCCGCGGCTCCGGTGAGGGTCGGGGCGATCCCGGCTTGCGGGGACAAGCCGAAGCAACAGACCCACAGCGGGGCGACGCGCGGCCCCGGTACCCGGAGCCTCCCCCGCGTCCCCGGCCCGGTCGGGGCGGCGACGTACCTGCGCCCCGATGGCGGTCATACTGCCGGCAGCGCCGAAAGACGCGAGCGGGCTCCGGCCGCGGCTTTTTATGTCCCCGGAGGGCGGCgggcagcccgcccgcccgccacgcccgcggggccggggcgccctCCGGGCCCCCCCGCGGCTGAGTCAGCAGCGCGGCCCCGACGGGCGGGGCGGAGCCGGGCCGAGtcgcgccgcgcccccccccccccccgcgtagCGGGGAAAGGCAGCGCTGCCCTCGTCCGGGGCACGGGCTCGTCCATGGTCTAGAGCACGACCGCCTTGGGAGAAGGTGCCCCGGGCAGCAGCGGTTCCTCCCGCCGTGCTGCAGCCTCATCCCCTCCCCGTGTGCCCGTGTATCACCGGCTGCCGGAGAGCTCGAGGTTTGTTTCTCGAGGTAGCGTTTATGGCCTCGATGCCGGGCCTTCATGGGACGGGGAACAAGCCGAGACCTACTTGTCCACCCACCGGGCTCGCAGCCCTTTGGGAGGCGAGTATTGCGCTTCACCAGAAGTGTGGTGCGAAGGAGTCCCTCTGCACCGCTCCAGGAACAGTtcctggggctgcagtgctgtgcacagCGATACCCAGCCACAGAATACAGTAACACCCCGTcctgcccttcccctgcagctgcccagcgGTATCTGCTCCCGGTGTTTGTGTTTCCGAAGACAGCCGGACACCGGCTCTCCTTGCCCGCTGTGATCATGGCCTCTCACCTCGGGCTGTGCGCGCGCTCTTATCTGTTACCAGCGTACTTAACCTATGTATCTCTACCTGTACCGTCAGCAAAAATCTCTCTGCTCATAAAGTTTTATGCCCTTGCTCTTTTTCTCACTCATGTTTTGCCGTCCTCTAATGAATTACTGATTgctttactgccttttttttggggggggggggcagaaacggcttaaaaataaaagcccaaGGAAGTTGGGTTTTGCTGTGTCATCAGAAACTCTTGTTTTACTGCCAAATTCTGATTCTGATTCCAGTGGAGAGATCTGCAGTGACTCCACAGGCTCCAGCGATGGACTCGCGGGTCGTTGTTCTGGGCCTCCCTCGTATGTAGCTGGGGTCAGAATTCGACCATTCCCTTCCTTGCCGAAAGGAGTTGGAAGGATCTCCTTCTCCAACATGGGGTGGTAGAAGTTCCTGTAACTTTACCCTTCTTCCAGCTTCCATTTCTGAACAAATCAGTTGTCTGTACAGATTGTCTCATTATTTTAATCTCTACACAATTTCATGAGGGCTTTctatgtttcctttaaaaatacatatatatctgCTGTGATTTGGCTGGGGGTGTTTTCTGTAACACTATTTCTAGTGAGCGTTCTGAACAACATGTTTACTTTAGTTTTTGTACTTTGCATTTAATGATAAATTctgacctttttctttctctcttcctgcaaAACCTTTCATTTAATTGTTTCTCTTCAAAGTTGTATACATTATTAGATTATATTTCTATCAAACACTGAATTGGGATTTTCCGCTTTTGCAACACAGCAAATTTTTGCAAGGTCTGTTGTTAAAACTtcttttgtgggtttgtggtctgcaacattttttgttttctgaacgTGTTATCCAAGCTAGCAGACTTGATGGACCATATCCCTTTCATTTTAGGTTCATCAGATGATCGAACAGTTTTATGAACATCCTGGGCTACTTATTCCACAGGTTAAACAGCATTTGTGTATTGCAGTGTTCAGACTGATCACATGCGTTTGCTGTTACACCCTTCCACTTCTGAGTTCCAAATTTAGCAATATTTATGTGGTTTTGGCTCAAAAAGCACAAGCAGGTCTTGTTGTCTCATTTGCTGCATGAACTGAACAAACGCTGCTTGCGTATAACCGTGCTAAGCAAATGCAGGCTCGGGCCAGACAAAATACACGAACTCCTATCTGGCAAAAACCTCACATGACTTACGCTTTCTGTAACATAGGCTCAATCCCACAAAGCATTAGGCAATTTGGCTCCCAATTAGCAAAATTATTAAGCATAGATCTGCCTTTAAACCATGTGAGTCATCCTAATGActttagcaatttaaaaaaaaaacccagtttttaATAGGTGTATCCTGCTGAACAagataatatttttctgtgcaatATTTTATGCACGTGTCTACTCACGTGAGCCTTTCTGCTCAAGGCTCACGTCAGTAGACACGTGCATAAAAAGCTTTGTAGATTGAGGAACTTCAAGTGGCTACTTTTGAAACTAAAACAGCTCCCTGTCATACTTGGATCCTTTAGTAGATATATAGTTATCTGCCACGCTGGTTCATTGAGGAAAAGGATGGCTTTTGGGGATGGTACTTTTGCTGCAAACACAAAATCGCTTTAATATTTTGTACTTAATTTAGTTTCcccaaatataaaatacaaaccagAATTACACTTGACCTGTAATTAATACCAGAATTGAATTGGTACTTTCAGACTCACTCTACTGAAGTCACCGAGGGGAGACGATCGTAACAGTTGTGTTAATAGAACAGTTACTAACAGTTTATGAGCCCTTTGTTTCTGCTGTTGCGTGGCTGGAGATACCTTCTGGTAAAGGTGTCTGGATTTATGAAGCCTGCTAGAACCGTGTGcctttttcaaatggaaaaaaaagtttatcatcTTCACTGTGTCCTAACAAAACAagccaaatatattttccatcttttcaaGATAAAAGAACAGAATTGATTGAAGAAAAGACAAATTGTGCAAAAATACCTCAAGATTATTTTGGAAAATTGTgtgtgaaaacagtgttttacaATAAAAAGAGCTTGgtactttaaaaggaaaaataagatttttttttt
It contains:
- the TMEM37 gene encoding voltage-dependent calcium channel gamma-like subunit, whose amino-acid sequence is MTAIGAQAQRLLAHRRPQKSFFETLIRSLIILCVAIAVVLSSISVCDGRWLFARGQLFGLWHFCTVSNGSVLKCVTDLSLAKVEGLSVGVIPIRSMVSFAVVVAIFGLELLMVSQVCEDANARRKWSMGSVLILGSFLLSATGVLSFSILVKDHLTFTGFTLTYWCEFIAAFLFFLNGISGLHINSLTHPRNRVGKI